GCAGCCTGAGATCGCCCTACTGCGGGGCGCGCCTCAGGCGGCAGTGCCTGGGCGCAGCGCCTCAGGATGACTGGCTCAGAGGTCGGCGCCCCGGCCGTCCCGGATCGCCGGCGAGCCGGCTTTCCAGGCCCGTGATCAGCGTGTCCATCACGAGGCGGAACATGTGGTCCTGGTCAGGGCCTTCAGGGGCCGCACTCGCAGAGCCAGGGTGTGCGTCCGCGGCCCCGTCCTCGTCGGCTTCAGGGCCGTGGGGCTTGAGGGTCGACCACTGGTGGAGAGCGCCGTTGAGTTCGGCGGCGAGGACACCGACGACGACGGCGGCGATCAGCGCGGCGATCTCCGCGGCCTTCGACCGCGGTACCCCGGCGGCCGCCACGATCGCGGTGAGCGCGGTCCAGAACGGGTCGTCGGGCTGGATGAAGTCCGGCTGGTGGCTGAACGAGTAGGCCATCAGCTTGGGGTGACGGTGCGCCAGGGTCCGGAAGTCCGTGGCGAGCAGGCGGATCCGCTCCTGCCAGGGCGCGTCCTCCAGTGTCACGGTGCGGAACTGGGCGCCGACCATTCTCGTCACGCCACGCAGCACGGCTTCCTTGTTCGGCACGTGGTGGTACAGCGACATCGGATTCGCGT
This genomic interval from Streptomyces sp. NBC_00557 contains the following:
- a CDS encoding TetR/AcrR family transcriptional regulator; the encoded protein is MPLTEAGIYAAALRLIDADGVEALTMRKLATELDANPMSLYHHVPNKEAVLRGVTRMVGAQFRTVTLEDAPWQERIRLLATDFRTLAHRHPKLMAYSFSHQPDFIQPDDPFWTALTAIVAAAGVPRSKAAEIAALIAAVVVGVLAAELNGALHQWSTLKPHGPEADEDGAADAHPGSASAAPEGPDQDHMFRLVMDTLITGLESRLAGDPGRPGRRPLSQSS